The following are encoded in a window of Congzhengia minquanensis genomic DNA:
- a CDS encoding sugar phosphate isomerase/epimerase family protein, whose protein sequence is MKIGICAGAKQIAQLKKGMADYAELNLSQVYEMTNGEIKETANVLAACGVPAEAANCFFSAEVKLCGRLFDKNRVREYCKKALYNGAQLGIHTCVLGSGKSRCIDEGEQKEDCIKQLEEAICIAGDAANEFGTTIVLEPLNKKETNVLNTVAEGAALCRKLHHPNVMLLADIYHVALENESLDEISKNGDILRHVHIARPEGRLYPMEHDGFDYPTVKNALDKASYDLRISIEGASPGDFVKSAEESLQFLKSVFC, encoded by the coding sequence ATGAAAATTGGAATATGTGCGGGGGCAAAACAAATTGCTCAGCTTAAAAAAGGCATGGCAGACTATGCAGAGCTAAACCTCTCCCAGGTGTATGAAATGACGAACGGCGAAATAAAAGAAACTGCAAATGTGCTGGCGGCCTGCGGCGTTCCCGCCGAGGCGGCAAACTGCTTCTTTTCTGCGGAGGTAAAGCTGTGCGGCCGGTTGTTTGACAAAAACCGGGTTCGTGAATATTGTAAAAAGGCGCTTTATAACGGTGCGCAGCTTGGAATTCACACCTGTGTGCTGGGCAGCGGAAAGTCAAGATGCATTGACGAAGGGGAACAAAAAGAAGACTGCATAAAACAGCTTGAGGAAGCAATCTGCATTGCCGGCGACGCGGCGAACGAATTTGGAACAACCATTGTGTTAGAGCCGCTGAACAAAAAAGAAACCAATGTATTAAACACCGTTGCAGAAGGGGCGGCGCTGTGCAGAAAGCTACACCACCCCAACGTAATGCTGCTGGCGGATATCTACCACGTAGCGCTGGAAAACGAGTCCTTAGACGAAATTTCTAAAAATGGGGACATTTTAAGGCACGTTCACATTGCGCGGCCTGAAGGCAGGCTGTATCCTATGGAACACGACGGGTTTGACTACCCCACGGTGAAAAATGCCCTTGACAAAGCGAGCTACGATCTGCGCATCAGCATTGAGGGGGCAAGCCCCGGCGACTTTGTAAAGAGCGCGGAAGAAAGCCTGCAATTTTTAAAATCTGTTTTCTGTTAG
- a CDS encoding P1 family peptidase yields the protein MKEISILEIENIKIGNAENQEAKTGVTAILCETCAPCGVDIRGGGPASRETPLLSPLAASTGVHAVLLCGGSAFGLDAAGGAMRYLEEKDIGFDTGITKVPLVCASSIFDLGLGDKNVRPDFNMGYQACVNAEAGNYQNGSFGAGCGATVGKFLGPEFALKSGIGSFAVQLGTLKVGAIVCVNALGDIYQGGKIVAGLLSEDKKGFRSTCDEMLKSIQRVDNPFVGNTTIGVVVTNGKFSKSEMNKIAQMAHNGLVRCISPVNTSADGDSIYAMSVGDVNADVNVTGTIAAEVVEQAIINAVMSAAPGSGLPCAKDICA from the coding sequence ATGAAAGAAATCAGCATCTTAGAAATTGAAAATATAAAGATTGGAAACGCCGAAAATCAGGAGGCAAAAACGGGTGTAACCGCCATTCTCTGTGAAACCTGCGCCCCCTGCGGGGTGGATATTCGCGGAGGCGGCCCTGCCTCCAGGGAAACACCTCTTCTGTCGCCCTTAGCGGCGTCAACCGGCGTGCACGCAGTTTTGCTGTGCGGCGGCAGCGCCTTTGGGCTTGATGCGGCAGGCGGCGCAATGCGCTATTTAGAAGAAAAAGACATTGGGTTTGACACAGGAATTACAAAGGTGCCGCTGGTTTGCGCTTCTTCCATTTTTGATTTGGGTCTGGGCGATAAAAACGTGCGGCCCGATTTCAACATGGGCTATCAGGCTTGCGTAAATGCAGAAGCGGGAAACTATCAAAACGGCAGCTTCGGCGCCGGCTGCGGCGCAACAGTTGGAAAGTTTTTGGGCCCGGAATTTGCCTTAAAATCGGGCATTGGCTCTTTTGCCGTTCAGCTTGGCACACTGAAGGTGGGGGCAATTGTTTGCGTAAATGCCTTAGGCGATATTTATCAGGGCGGCAAAATTGTTGCCGGACTGCTGTCTGAGGACAAAAAGGGATTTCGCAGCACCTGTGACGAAATGCTGAAATCTATCCAACGGGTAGATAACCCCTTTGTGGGAAACACCACCATTGGTGTGGTTGTTACCAACGGAAAATTCTCAAAATCTGAAATGAACAAAATTGCGCAGATGGCTCACAACGGCCTGGTACGGTGCATTTCTCCCGTTAACACCTCGGCGGACGGGGACAGCATTTATGCCATGTCGGTCGGAGATGTGAATGCAGACGTGAATGTAACAGGCACCATTGCGGCGGAGGTTGTGGAACAAGCAATTATAAACGCGGTAATGAGCGCAGCCCCCGGCAGCGGACTGCCCTGTGCAAAAGATATTTGTGCATAA
- a CDS encoding Crp/Fnr family transcriptional regulator, giving the protein MTELTVLKKLPFWEQLSKDEKELVQASSSVRHYSKNQIIHNCETDCLGLTMVLSGELRTCILSEEGREITLYRLQQEELCVLTASCAVNQITFDTQMSASKDCDLLVINTAAFERLTRQNIYVRCFMYELLTERFSSVMWTMQMILFKGYDRRLASFLLDEYKRTGLRNIKMTHEQIALHTNSAREVVARMLKRFASDGLVAYKRGCITLKDIDALRQLN; this is encoded by the coding sequence ATGACAGAGTTAACGGTATTAAAAAAACTTCCCTTCTGGGAACAGCTCTCAAAGGACGAAAAAGAACTTGTACAAGCATCTTCATCGGTGCGGCATTACTCAAAAAATCAAATCATTCATAACTGCGAAACAGATTGTCTTGGCTTAACAATGGTATTAAGCGGCGAACTGCGCACCTGTATCCTTTCTGAAGAAGGTCGGGAAATTACGCTGTACCGGCTTCAACAAGAAGAACTCTGCGTACTGACAGCCTCTTGCGCAGTCAATCAAATTACATTTGATACGCAGATGTCAGCATCAAAAGATTGCGATTTGCTGGTAATCAATACCGCAGCGTTCGAAAGGCTTACAAGGCAGAATATTTATGTACGTTGTTTTATGTATGAATTGCTTACGGAACGTTTTTCCTCTGTAATGTGGACAATGCAAATGATTTTATTCAAAGGCTATGACCGCAGACTGGCGTCTTTTTTACTAGATGAATATAAACGCACCGGTCTGCGGAACATAAAAATGACTCATGAACAGATTGCGCTGCATACCAATTCGGCACGCGAGGTAGTAGCAAGAATGCTTAAGCGATTTGCATCTGATGGATTGGTTGCGTATAAGCGGGGTTGCATTACGCTAAAAGATATTGATGCACTTCGCCAATTGAATTAA
- a CDS encoding rhodanese-like domain-containing protein, with translation MSLFHLSKPMNMNDGVKKMKNTLGAVLLDVRTPEEYKQVHIPGSMNIPLNQLETVNQKITDKNTPIFVHCLSGGRSAQAQRGLKHLGYTNVTNIGGIYQYNGETEKGE, from the coding sequence ATGAGCCTATTTCATTTATCGAAACCCATGAATATGAATGACGGCGTAAAAAAAATGAAAAATACGCTGGGCGCTGTTCTATTAGACGTACGCACACCAGAAGAATATAAACAGGTTCATATTCCAGGCAGTATGAACATTCCATTGAATCAGTTAGAAACGGTAAATCAAAAAATAACAGACAAAAACACTCCGATTTTTGTTCATTGTCTGAGCGGAGGAAGAAGCGCGCAGGCACAGCGCGGTTTAAAGCATCTTGGATATACCAACGTTACCAATATCGGCGGTATCTATCAATATAACGGGGAAACTGAGAAAGGAGAATAA
- a CDS encoding ECF transporter S component, whose product MESFQINHVTFTYPNQSKPALSDLCLTIQKGEFITLCGKSGCGKTTLLRQLKPVLAPHGTKSGQILFEGTPLDELNDGTQSEKIGFVMQSPDNQIVTDKVWHELAFGLESMGLKTPEIRTRVSEMASFFGIQTWFHKKVTELSGGQKQLLNLASIMVMQPSVLILDEPTSQLDPIAAADFLETVHKINRELGTTVILTEHRLEDVFPMSDRVIVLEEGRMIADSTPGGVGAKLKQMNHELFVALPTPMRVYAGVDNAYDCPVTVREGRKWLETIAAEKEPDLSAIPKDPAFSYTKPIIELHEVWFRYEKDAPDVVKGLSADIYEGEFFAIVGGNGTGKTTTLSIISGILNPCRGEVKLDGRKLSSISDAEKFGGLLGVLPQSPQALFVKKTVALDLQEMLKGKKMTAAEKEERIAQAVRLCELEPLLTMHPYDLSGGEQQRAALAKVLLLRPRILLLDEPTKGLDGHFKEKLAGILKNLQAAGTTIVLVSHDIEFCAKYADRCAMFFDGGITSCDTPRRFFGGKSFYTTAANRMARTTMPDAVLAEDMILALGGRVLEQKKQKHESGYTVQNNRGLKEKTKETKKPTPKRTALGGGMIGLFVITALLFHEKFADWRQYLVQFALVLEAGLALSAFFPGQELAAADRSVQPQSEKRNLSKRTWAALAMVLLAVPLTIFIGCFYLADRKYYFISLMIILETFLPFGMVFEGRKPQARELVIVSVLCALAVAGRAAFFMLPQFKPVVAVVIIAGVCFGGETGFLVGAVTGFVSNFFFGQSPLTPWQMFSFGIIGFFAGVLFRKGLLRKTKSALCIFGGLTTFFLYGGIMNTASVFMWQAKPNAAAFMTAYLMGIPFDLIHAFATVFFLYFISGAMIEKLDRIKVKYGLLER is encoded by the coding sequence ATGGAAAGCTTTCAAATAAATCATGTTACATTTACCTATCCAAATCAATCGAAGCCCGCGCTTTCCGACCTTTGCCTGACCATTCAAAAGGGCGAATTTATAACGCTGTGCGGAAAATCCGGCTGCGGCAAAACCACACTTTTACGGCAGCTCAAGCCGGTGCTTGCCCCGCATGGGACAAAAAGCGGACAGATTTTGTTTGAGGGAACGCCCCTTGACGAATTGAACGACGGCACACAGAGCGAAAAAATCGGTTTTGTTATGCAAAGCCCGGATAATCAGATTGTGACGGACAAGGTGTGGCACGAGCTGGCGTTCGGATTAGAAAGTATGGGGCTCAAAACGCCGGAAATCCGCACAAGGGTTTCGGAAATGGCATCTTTTTTCGGTATTCAAACGTGGTTTCACAAAAAGGTAACGGAATTATCCGGCGGACAAAAGCAGCTTTTAAATTTAGCGTCCATTATGGTGATGCAGCCGTCGGTTTTGATTTTAGACGAACCGACCAGCCAGCTTGACCCCATTGCCGCTGCGGATTTTTTGGAAACCGTGCATAAAATCAACCGGGAATTAGGCACAACCGTCATTCTGACGGAGCATCGGCTGGAAGACGTTTTTCCCATGTCTGACCGTGTGATTGTCTTAGAAGAGGGCAGAATGATTGCCGACAGTACGCCGGGCGGGGTGGGGGCAAAGCTGAAGCAGATGAACCATGAGCTGTTTGTCGCTTTGCCGACACCCATGCGCGTCTATGCAGGGGTGGATAATGCTTATGACTGCCCGGTTACCGTTCGGGAGGGCCGCAAGTGGCTGGAAACCATTGCGGCGGAAAAGGAGCCGGACCTGTCTGCAATTCCGAAGGACCCGGCTTTTTCCTACACCAAGCCGATAATCGAATTGCATGAAGTGTGGTTTCGATATGAAAAGGATGCACCGGATGTGGTGAAAGGGCTTTCTGCGGATATTTACGAGGGCGAGTTTTTTGCAATCGTAGGCGGCAACGGAACCGGGAAAACCACGACGCTTTCCATCATCAGCGGCATTTTAAACCCCTGCCGCGGTGAAGTGAAATTGGACGGACGGAAGCTTTCAAGCATCAGCGACGCGGAAAAATTCGGAGGGCTTTTGGGCGTATTGCCGCAAAGCCCACAGGCGTTATTTGTAAAAAAGACGGTGGCACTGGACTTGCAGGAGATGCTAAAAGGCAAAAAGATGACCGCCGCAGAAAAGGAAGAACGCATTGCACAGGCCGTGCGGCTGTGTGAATTGGAGCCGCTTTTAACCATGCACCCATACGATCTATCCGGCGGGGAACAGCAAAGAGCAGCGCTGGCAAAGGTGTTGCTTCTGCGTCCGCGCATTTTACTTTTGGACGAGCCGACCAAGGGGCTGGATGGGCATTTTAAAGAAAAGCTTGCGGGAATATTAAAGAATTTGCAAGCTGCCGGCACTACCATTGTGCTGGTGTCGCACGACATTGAATTTTGCGCCAAATATGCCGACCGCTGCGCCATGTTTTTTGACGGCGGCATTACCAGCTGCGATACGCCCCGCAGGTTTTTCGGAGGCAAAAGCTTTTACACCACGGCGGCAAACCGGATGGCCCGTACCACCATGCCGGACGCGGTGCTGGCTGAGGACATGATTCTCGCATTGGGCGGCAGAGTGCTGGAGCAGAAAAAACAAAAGCACGAAAGCGGCTACACAGTGCAGAACAATCGGGGCTTAAAAGAAAAAACGAAAGAAACAAAAAAGCCAACGCCGAAGCGAACGGCGCTGGGCGGTGGAATGATTGGGTTGTTTGTCATAACGGCGCTGTTGTTTCACGAAAAGTTTGCAGACTGGCGGCAATATCTGGTGCAGTTTGCCCTTGTGCTGGAAGCGGGGCTTGCTCTTTCGGCATTTTTTCCCGGACAAGAGCTGGCGGCGGCCGACCGGTCAGTTCAGCCGCAAAGCGAAAAGCGAAATTTATCCAAACGTACATGGGCGGCGCTTGCAATGGTTTTGCTTGCCGTTCCGCTGACTATTTTTATCGGCTGTTTTTATCTGGCTGACCGGAAATATTACTTTATCAGCCTTATGATTATATTAGAAACATTTTTGCCGTTTGGCATGGTTTTTGAGGGCAGAAAACCTCAGGCCCGTGAACTGGTGATTGTCAGCGTGCTGTGTGCGCTTGCGGTTGCAGGACGTGCGGCATTTTTCATGCTTCCGCAGTTTAAGCCGGTGGTAGCGGTGGTGATAATCGCCGGAGTGTGCTTCGGCGGAGAAACAGGCTTTTTAGTGGGCGCAGTTACCGGCTTTGTTTCGAATTTTTTCTTTGGACAAAGCCCACTGACACCGTGGCAGATGTTTTCCTTTGGCATCATCGGATTTTTTGCGGGTGTGCTATTCCGCAAAGGGCTTTTGCGGAAGACGAAAAGCGCGCTGTGCATTTTCGGAGGACTTACGACATTTTTCCTCTACGGCGGCATTATGAACACAGCGTCTGTGTTCATGTGGCAGGCAAAACCCAATGCCGCAGCGTTTATGACAGCCTATCTGATGGGAATTCCGTTTGACTTAATTCATGCGTTCGCTACCGTGTTTTTTCTCTATTTTATCTCCGGCGCAATGATTGAGAAGCTAGACCGGATTAAGGTGAAATATGGATTGCTGGAACGGTGA
- a CDS encoding FAD-dependent oxidoreductase: MKVVIVGGVAGGASAAARIRRLDENAQIIVFERTGYISYANCGLPYYVGGVITDENQLTLQTPGSFWDRFRVDMRVRHEVTAIDTEKKIVTVCGLDTGKTYEESYDKLILSPGAKPTQPNMPGIDSDKIFTLRTVEDTLKVHKFISAEKPKTATVIGGGFIGIEMAENLAELGLKVSLIEYADHLLAPLDFDMACAVHAQMESHGIRLMLNTAVTGFETKENTTVTKTAGGCEIASDIVLLSIGVTPDTALAKEAGLELGLKGSILVNDKMETSAQDVYAVGDAVEIRHFVTGKKALISLAGPANKQGRIAADNICGGNSVYRGSQGSSVIKVFDMTAASTGINEAAAKAAEIDYERVVLSPASHAGYYPGGKVMTMKVLYEKKTLKLLGAQIVGFDGVDKRIDVLATAIRAGMKATALADLDLAYAPPYSSAKDPVNMAGFMIENIVTEKVKQFHHDEVDALPRDGSVTLLDSRTPMEYAGGHADGFMNIPVDDLRERLSEIPKNKPVYVMCQSGLRSYLACRILSQNGYNCYNFSGGYRFYNLVKQGKKQSESTYPCGMNQ, encoded by the coding sequence ATGAAAGTAGTGATTGTCGGCGGTGTTGCAGGCGGCGCATCTGCTGCTGCAAGAATTCGTCGTCTTGACGAAAATGCACAAATCATTGTTTTTGAACGAACAGGCTATATTTCCTATGCCAACTGCGGTCTGCCCTATTATGTCGGCGGTGTAATAACGGACGAAAATCAGCTTACCTTGCAGACTCCCGGCAGCTTTTGGGACAGATTCCGGGTGGATATGCGGGTTCGCCATGAGGTTACTGCAATCGATACGGAAAAGAAAATTGTTACCGTTTGTGGATTGGACACAGGAAAAACCTATGAAGAAAGCTATGATAAGCTGATTCTTTCTCCCGGGGCAAAGCCCACGCAGCCGAATATGCCGGGAATTGACAGCGACAAAATTTTCACGCTTCGCACGGTGGAGGATACGCTGAAAGTTCACAAATTTATCAGTGCAGAAAAACCAAAAACAGCAACGGTGATCGGCGGCGGGTTTATCGGCATTGAAATGGCAGAAAATCTTGCAGAATTAGGGTTAAAAGTATCCTTGATTGAATATGCCGACCATTTGTTGGCGCCGTTGGATTTTGACATGGCGTGTGCAGTTCATGCGCAAATGGAAAGCCACGGAATTCGTCTGATGCTGAATACTGCTGTAACAGGATTTGAAACAAAGGAGAATACTACAGTAACCAAAACAGCCGGCGGCTGTGAGATTGCATCAGATATTGTGTTGCTTAGCATAGGCGTAACACCCGATACAGCACTTGCCAAAGAAGCAGGCTTAGAGCTTGGGCTGAAAGGCAGTATTCTCGTAAACGACAAAATGGAAACCTCTGCACAGGACGTTTACGCAGTGGGCGACGCAGTTGAAATAAGGCATTTTGTAACGGGTAAGAAAGCCTTAATCTCACTTGCCGGCCCTGCCAACAAGCAAGGGCGCATCGCGGCAGATAACATCTGCGGCGGAAACAGTGTTTACCGGGGTTCGCAGGGATCATCGGTGATTAAGGTGTTTGACATGACCGCGGCCTCCACAGGAATTAACGAAGCGGCGGCAAAAGCGGCGGAGATTGATTACGAACGCGTCGTATTATCTCCGGCTTCTCATGCAGGCTACTATCCGGGCGGCAAGGTAATGACCATGAAAGTTCTTTATGAAAAGAAAACCTTAAAGCTTTTGGGTGCGCAGATTGTGGGCTTCGACGGCGTAGACAAGCGGATTGACGTGCTGGCAACAGCGATCCGCGCCGGAATGAAAGCGACAGCCCTTGCAGACCTAGACCTTGCCTATGCGCCTCCCTATTCCTCAGCAAAGGATCCTGTGAATATGGCAGGATTTATGATTGAAAATATTGTTACTGAGAAGGTAAAACAGTTTCATCACGACGAGGTGGACGCGCTTCCCCGTGACGGCAGCGTAACGCTGCTTGACAGCAGAACGCCTATGGAATATGCAGGCGGTCACGCAGACGGGTTTATGAATATTCCGGTGGATGATCTGCGGGAACGGCTGAGTGAAATTCCGAAAAATAAACCAGTTTATGTGATGTGTCAAAGCGGTCTGCGCAGTTACCTTGCCTGCCGGATACTCTCGCAAAATGGTTACAACTGCTATAACTTTTCGGGAGGCTATCGCTTCTATAATTTGGTAAAGCAAGGCAAAAAACAATCGGAATCCACATACCCTTGCGGTATGAATCAATAG
- a CDS encoding copper amine oxidase N-terminal domain-containing protein, whose product MNNKKRILAIAAVICVLSGSMAYAEYDPDKVIDPTNPIMTLSADGEAEDAPSVMNGATLPSVSVKEVNGVKMIPLRSVAEGLGYTVTWKGESRSIDVLKGAQYITMSIDKDEYAFSRRAPQPLGAAPTLVGDSTFVPLSFVDEIIGGYYEENEDGTYKIVNPSIVTVTEVTEGGSLVVEDGYLGTVVVHIGEGTVITAGGKEAKAEDIKAEMVLGIEYSPAMTASLPPQTTAVKIMIENQEMEPEDEQKEEFTFDGEITEISENLVTIGKAFEDEDAMRLVVSDDTVITKGNDKRVYKLEDLKVGMEISGTHSEAMTMSIPPQTAAFTINIKADADVEEGDELEAIEAEGKIIEITEDGKVVIKEDEDDMGVALIVTDETVIKKGNDKRIYKLDDLEVGMKISAKHSPVMTRSIPPQTVAFEITIED is encoded by the coding sequence ATGAACAACAAAAAAAGAATATTGGCAATCGCCGCAGTGATTTGCGTACTTTCCGGCAGCATGGCTTATGCGGAATATGACCCGGATAAGGTGATTGATCCCACCAATCCGATTATGACATTGTCGGCTGACGGTGAAGCGGAGGATGCGCCGAGCGTAATGAATGGTGCAACACTTCCCTCTGTATCGGTAAAAGAAGTAAACGGCGTTAAAATGATTCCGCTGCGTAGTGTGGCGGAAGGCTTAGGATATACCGTAACCTGGAAGGGCGAAAGCAGATCCATCGACGTGTTGAAGGGCGCACAGTACATAACAATGTCCATCGACAAAGACGAATATGCATTCTCCCGCCGTGCTCCCCAGCCTCTGGGCGCAGCACCCACTCTGGTTGGCGATTCAACCTTTGTTCCGCTGAGCTTTGTTGACGAAATCATCGGCGGATATTATGAGGAAAACGAAGATGGCACCTATAAAATCGTAAACCCCAGCATTGTAACCGTAACCGAAGTTACTGAGGGCGGCTCGCTGGTTGTTGAGGATGGCTATCTGGGAACCGTTGTGGTTCACATTGGTGAAGGCACCGTAATCACTGCCGGCGGCAAAGAAGCAAAAGCAGAGGACATTAAGGCTGAAATGGTTTTGGGCATTGAATATAGCCCGGCTATGACCGCAAGTCTGCCCCCTCAAACCACAGCAGTGAAAATTATGATTGAAAACCAGGAAATGGAACCGGAAGACGAACAGAAAGAAGAGTTTACGTTTGACGGCGAAATTACAGAAATCAGCGAAAACCTTGTAACCATTGGCAAAGCGTTTGAAGACGAAGATGCAATGCGTCTGGTTGTTTCAGACGACACCGTGATTACAAAGGGCAACGACAAAAGAGTTTATAAATTAGAAGACTTAAAAGTCGGTATGGAAATTTCCGGAACCCACTCAGAGGCAATGACCATGAGCATTCCCCCCCAGACGGCTGCATTCACAATCAACATCAAGGCTGATGCAGACGTTGAAGAAGGAGACGAGCTTGAAGCCATTGAGGCAGAAGGCAAAATCATTGAAATTACAGAAGACGGCAAAGTTGTTATCAAAGAAGATGAAGACGACATGGGCGTGGCCTTAATCGTAACAGACGAAACCGTTATTAAAAAAGGCAACGACAAGAGAATTTATAAGCTGGACGATTTAGAAGTCGGCATGAAGATCTCTGCAAAACACAGCCCTGTGATGACAAGAAGCATTCCCCCTCAAACAGTGGCGTTTGAAATCACCATTGAGGACTAA
- a CDS encoding energy-coupling factor transporter transmembrane component T gives MKHAFMGYHPIVNFTYFTLVLVCAMFLRHPACLLISLLCSFFYSVILNGTKALKFNLFFLVPTLLVSALMNPAFNHEGVTILAYLPSGNPLTLESVMYGLAAAAMLVSVISWFSCYNVIMTSDKFIYLFGRIIPSLSLILSMALRFVPKFKAQIQVVSNAQRCVGRDVSNGTVFQRAKNGLTILSIMVTWTLENAIETADSMKSRGYGRPGRTAFSIFTFDSRDAKAMLAICTAGLYTVIGAFCGGLYYRYFPSMKGTAVTPYSISVFAAYFILCITPVAIELWEDRKWKAFK, from the coding sequence ATGAAGCATGCTTTTATGGGCTATCACCCAATTGTGAATTTTACATATTTTACGCTGGTGCTGGTGTGCGCAATGTTTTTGCGGCACCCCGCATGTCTGCTGATTTCTCTTTTGTGCAGTTTTTTTTATTCCGTGATACTGAATGGAACAAAGGCATTAAAATTCAATTTGTTCTTTCTGGTGCCCACGCTGCTTGTTTCTGCACTGATGAATCCTGCGTTTAATCACGAAGGCGTGACGATTTTAGCATATCTGCCCAGCGGAAATCCCTTAACACTGGAATCTGTCATGTATGGATTGGCGGCGGCAGCCATGCTGGTAAGCGTTATCAGCTGGTTTTCCTGCTACAATGTAATTATGACCAGCGATAAGTTTATTTATCTGTTCGGGCGCATCATTCCGTCATTGTCGCTGATTTTGTCTATGGCGCTGCGGTTTGTGCCGAAATTCAAGGCGCAGATTCAGGTGGTGTCCAATGCGCAGCGGTGCGTTGGACGGGATGTGTCAAACGGAACTGTTTTTCAGCGTGCAAAAAATGGGTTGACAATTTTGTCCATAATGGTAACATGGACGCTGGAAAACGCAATTGAAACGGCAGACAGCATGAAAAGCCGCGGCTACGGAAGGCCCGGACGAACGGCGTTTTCCATCTTTACCTTCGATTCGCGCGATGCTAAGGCCATGCTTGCCATCTGCACCGCCGGACTTTATACGGTAATCGGCGCATTTTGCGGCGGGCTGTATTACCGCTACTTTCCGTCCATGAAAGGAACGGCTGTAACGCCATATTCCATCAGCGTGTTTGCAGCATATTTCATTCTTTGCATCACGCCGGTGGCGATAGAGCTTTGGGAGGACAGAAAATGGAAAGCTTTCAAATAA
- a CDS encoding class I SAM-dependent methyltransferase, whose protein sequence is MELKQNYYGSLCTEMYEILHKKAPQDELEFYLSYAKQGEKILEPLCGSGRFLIPFMERGLHISGIDLSGEMLEKLKQKASDAQVIQADITDYACEEKFHYIFISSGSVSLFTDIGLCKTILNKLKKLLLPGGKLVFAVDTVADRCPDDSEYNVSVSVKTKEGFDLILKNKNYYDEKSQTQFSPSIYELYNGTELLQSEPMDFQTHLYQFGEMEQYLMEIGFTTIKTYSSFSKDIAIDDNCEMFLFECSY, encoded by the coding sequence ATGGAATTAAAACAAAATTATTACGGCAGCTTGTGCACCGAAATGTATGAAATTTTACATAAAAAGGCGCCACAGGACGAACTGGAATTTTATCTGTCCTATGCAAAACAAGGAGAAAAAATTTTAGAACCTTTGTGCGGAAGCGGACGTTTTCTTATCCCCTTTATGGAAAGGGGCCTTCATATCAGCGGAATAGATTTGTCGGGTGAAATGCTGGAAAAACTAAAACAAAAGGCTTCAGATGCACAAGTTATTCAGGCAGATATTACAGACTATGCCTGCGAGGAAAAATTTCATTATATTTTTATTTCCTCCGGCTCAGTTTCATTGTTCACAGACATAGGCTTGTGTAAAACTATTTTAAACAAATTGAAAAAATTGCTGTTGCCTGGGGGTAAATTGGTTTTTGCAGTTGATACAGTTGCCGATCGGTGTCCAGATGACAGCGAATACAATGTATCAGTTTCTGTAAAGACCAAAGAGGGATTTGATTTAATCTTAAAAAATAAAAATTATTATGACGAAAAAAGTCAAACACAGTTTTCCCCAAGCATCTATGAACTATATAATGGAACAGAACTGTTACAAAGTGAGCCTATGGATTTTCAAACACATCTTTATCAGTTCGGAGAAATGGAACAATATTTGATGGAAATCGGATTTACAACAATTAAAACGTATTCCTCTTTTTCCAAAGACATTGCCATTGACGATAACTGTGAAATGTTTTTATTTGAATGCAGCTATTAA
- a CDS encoding ECF transporter S component, which produces MKNLKISVFTRTALLTAVIFVLSFTPIGYLKVGPFDITFLTIPVIIGAITTGPSVGAFLGAIFGLTSFMQAVGGASPLGSVLFSINPFFSAILCFIPRILMGWLCGLLYRGLNRKGNDSVVSVCIASISGALMNTLFFMSAFMLFFGNTEYVLNMRGGVNVFAFLTAMVGVNGVVEAVSCAVIGTAISKPLLKVLKKGNEA; this is translated from the coding sequence ATGAAAAATTTAAAAATCTCAGTATTCACACGAACAGCGCTTTTAACAGCAGTGATTTTCGTCCTGTCCTTTACGCCCATTGGATATTTAAAGGTGGGGCCCTTTGATATTACGTTTCTAACCATTCCGGTTATCATCGGCGCCATTACAACCGGGCCTTCAGTGGGTGCGTTTTTAGGCGCAATATTCGGTCTTACCAGTTTTATGCAGGCGGTTGGCGGTGCAAGCCCGTTAGGAAGCGTGTTATTTTCCATTAACCCGTTCTTCTCTGCCATTTTGTGCTTTATTCCCAGAATTTTAATGGGCTGGCTCTGCGGCCTGTTATACCGGGGCTTAAACCGCAAAGGAAATGACAGCGTAGTTTCCGTGTGCATTGCCAGCATTTCCGGCGCGCTGATGAATACGCTGTTTTTCATGTCTGCGTTTATGCTATTCTTTGGAAACACAGAATATGTTTTGAACATGCGCGGCGGCGTAAACGTGTTTGCCTTTTTAACCGCCATGGTGGGCGTGAACGGCGTGGTGGAAGCAGTTTCCTGCGCGGTAATTGGCACGGCAATCAGCAAACCGCTGTTGAAAGTCCTGAAAAAAGGAAATGAAGCATGA